The Styela clava chromosome 11, kaStyClav1.hap1.2, whole genome shotgun sequence genome includes the window GGGCGCCCTCCAGAAATGAAAAATGTttcatagaattttttttattacttaatAACATAACAAAAATACCTATGATATTTCTTTGCTCTtctatatgaaataaaatatctgtagAATCTGTAGATTAGTAGTGCTGCAGCAAGGAGAACGGCCCAGTctgtttcaataaaaataaatatatgagtGTGTGACTAATGTATTagaacggttccattacatttgaacccacgtacatttgaacccacgacaactgcacctgcatactattgcacctatggaattatTTTGTcgtacggatatttgaacccatactaaccctaacccatggggttcagcacccacatatagattgaacccacggatatacacatgggttcaaatgtacatgggttcaaatgtacggtcacctataACGAATTAGCGCTGCTGGAGTGAAGCTGTGACGAGTTGATAATCTGAAGATAAACGGGTCCGGTTTGAAGGCGCAGAGCCAGATAGAGATGTTCCTCATTTCGATATCTGGACTTAAAAACTACTGTATGTCAAGAAAGTAATATTTAGTGTATATTTCAGACACGTATGAGGGATAGCTGAAATCCGCCCCAAATGAATTTACAACGAACGCATTTACAttcttaattaattaatatccgttacaaataaataacggaTAGATCATATAATATACATAAAACCAGGAAAACTATATTCATAGATAATGGACATCGATATATCTATGaacattgaaaatacaaaaacattcttcaaaattttacgaaaaaaaaacTCTTCAAATGCGCCTAAAATTATATCGATTCTCCAGAGAAAGTTTGAATCCCACGATGCAAATGATTCGTAAGCATTTATAAGGAGGTGTCGACAAGCTTTTTATCATCGCGGACCCAGTAAAACTAGTGAAATTTTCCTGATATGCATGTATGAACTAATTTAGTCAGAAAGTATTGTtataacaaaatcaattttaaatatcttTTTGAAATAGAATCACGACATTTCAAGATTATTTAAGGTTTTTacgtatttttatttcataagaCCAAAAggctgaattaaaaatattaaattgtacaaaaattttTCTACGACTCACAAGAATGCGAAGTTACGTCTTCACAAAGAACAACTCCTGAATTTTCTTTTGGTGGTGATATTGGTGCCATGTTTAATACCGTTATACCATTTTAATTTACGTTTCGAATAAACAAGTttctaaaaaaagattaaacgTAGCATCAATTCTGAAATATTCATCGATCTGCTAAATGATAATAATGTGTAAATTTTTGAGACATAGAATAAACATAAAATCACACAGTGCCGATAGTTTGGCTGATAAcaaaataagtatttaaattaatttgtcAACGAAttaatatgaatgaaaaaaaattaattttgataaaatttcatATCGGCGGAGAACGAAGGCACGGCCTCTCGTGgagattaaattttttcaaacaatttgaCTGATTAGTCAATTATCCATGTATTCGAGCATTTCTCTCTTGATTGTTTTCATCTTATGCAAATTGTCACCAAAAGAAGCAGGTATACATAACCAAATATAGAATCATTTTCAGACTGAAGAAAATAGCAACAAACTCCGACTTCACAGCCCTTGCCAGTTGAAACGTCACAAAAATGATGTAAGAGTGACGCAAGATTATTAGCCATCTGCATAAGTAACTCGATTTCAACATGCGAAACACTTCATCATTTTCGATTCGAATATCATGGcaacgtgtttttttttcaaagaacAAAAATGAAGCGTAATATTACATGACAATTTCATATGAGAAAATTCAGTTTAAACAACCTGGGGAAAGATCTATCTGTATAATAACACCTAATTTTGTCGCATCTGATGAATTAATTTATGACTAATTCGCCGGTTTCTGTTATTGGTTTATTTATATAGGCTTACTTGTAAATTTCagcatttcaattttattttagctATCTCACATGAGGATAAAAATAGAACATTTCCAAGAATGCGATGATGGCAAAACATCAAGAAGATCGATCAATGTCAATTCACATGAGTTATGAATGTTAGATTTTCGCAGATTCAATGtgcttcaaaataaaaatgcgctAATTTTTGTCTGCACGTctgatcaaaatttttttctgagtGTGGTGGACAAATCGTAAGCCAGTTCAATAATTCTAAGCTTCCAATAATAAGACAATATATTAAATAGTTCACATCTCAAAAGTGCGATGTAATCATGTAATCAATATACAGTTTGATGGAACAAAGTTTGTCACATGATTACGCTAAATGTATTGATCCGGTCATATCGTGGAACATTTCTCATTAATGTATTCTGCCAAAACAGTACAAGTCAGTAAAATTTAGAGTCCTGCATTAAATAAGTATACATTTTTGAAAAGGTTTGGGAGGAAAGGATAAGAATAAAAATGCTAGGAAAGAAAATAAGTTTTAGAATGGCAGATATATTTTTGGACAGTGTATATCGTTTTCTACGCGTAAACTGAATTGGTGGGGTTTAATGAGCAATAATGAAGCAACTGCGCAGCACTGAGATAAATTTGTACGATTAGGCTATATTTGTACTATCATTTGTAAATAGGGTTATATCGACGATCAACAACAGCTAAAACCGTATATATAACAATACAAAGTTTAAACGAGGCAGATATAAagtaattatataaaaatattttactgtgcTGTGAGCGGGGTCACCAAGGGTAAAAAGATACACTATCGGTACAGCAGTAATGGAAACTGCGTACAGACACAAGAAAGTGTTTTTTCCGAGATTTGTGCAGTGTTCCAAAGCCATGTATCACtttcttgatatatatatatatatatatcaattatttTTAAAGCAATCATATTTTCGTTTGGCTCAGCTTCCAACCAAATCTCGTTATGCAGCATTATCGCAGTGCAATTAGCCAAAACGTCTGGTGTCCTATgtctgttttaaaatattgagGTATCGATGTCGAATAGGACATAGGGggtattaaaattaaacatttaaaattcgAGCTTTTATCTGATATATTCATCTGCCATTCCCAACAATATCTGAGTTTCTAATCAACTATCTAGTTGGTTAAGGATGAAAAACTGCCCACAAATGCTTAATCAGCTAGAAATATAGGATAAACTCTACGTTCATGTCAACagttcctatatatatatatatatatatatatatatatatatacaaatatcaaaattccgcgtatattattcaaaatatatatgtttttctcTCTACAGGAAGCATGTCTTATAAGTATTTCAGATCAGTAAATGTCGCTATTCTATCTTCAGTCGTTTCAAGGACTGTAACTGCGGTAAGCTATTACAATATGATTCGCCTTCAACTTGTCAATTTACTTAATAACCTTTATCGACTACCTTTCAGTGTCGACGTTCATGTCCTGGAATCTCGGAGAATTCGGATACGAATGAAGTCTGTCCCTACACGCCACAGGAAATAAGAAATGTAATTGGATTTATAAGTGAGATATTAATTCTATTTTTGCGGATTGTATTAGCGgatgaaaaaaaaaggattATAGCCACAAAAAATAATGAACTTTCACAACATCACAACTCCAGACAAAGCGTCAGGCAAAACTACAATTCTAGGTAGAACCGAAAGCACCCCGGCCCCTCATTCAATTGATTACAGCCTAAATGAGACAGTGGACATGATggtcgaaataaaaaaatttatgaagtGACACCAACATAATTAAGCTTGGATAAATAATTTGCCTGAACGAAAACAAACCCATTAATTTCCGAACCAAATTGAAGTATTTTCTACCCACATTATTTTCTCACAGTTTTTTCCGCTGAAATTAGATAATAATTATGGCACATTGTAACGTTTAAATTACCAAACAAAGTTTTCGACGATCCTTGTACAAAGTTTTGAAACCGTCTTAGTCATAATACTAAATTCATATTAAACAATCTATGATTTAAACTGGCCAATTAAGTGACAGCGTGAGAGCACAATTACAAACAGTATCTAATATATTGAAAACCTAATTTGCGTTGACTTCCCGCGTCAGTCATCCCAACATATAGACAAGCTTTTCAAATTGGAATGTTTAGTGCACTTTGATTACAAATCAGATTTGAATTATGTGTGGACAGAagataacaaaacaaataaaaaatttgcataAGGCAAATTTCGCTAATGACTTCGAGTTTATTTTACACCCATGAGTGGCCGTGTACcataaaatgatatttatctttttttgtCATTCGGGATGGATAATTACTTTACGTTTATTGAATTTTTGCTGTCAGTCTGAAAATGAAACACTATTTTGCGGCTtgtgaaattgaattaaatgcACAGACTCTCTCTTCCACtttggacacaaaatgtcaattttaaaacaataaatttatatagagcgtagaaatatattttcaatcaaaaactgACGACGCGACTTTCACGACAGCTCCTTGGCGATTTGAACATTTATGTTGGATGGTTGAATGAAACTCAATGGTTGTGAATGCATATTGTGAATCTTGTTTGTTCCAATAAGAATTGGAACTGCCTTCGTCTTTGTACATTTCGTGATCTGTTTATTACAAGACTGTTCATTTATTTCAACCAACCTAATGCGAATATCCACCCCAAAGTAGTTAAGCCGGTAGTTAAACTTGACAGGATAAAAGGTTTATAATACACAGAATCCTTTGCTGGCAGAAAGTAACATCAAACGTGCTGTAAATGGAAGCTCAAATGACCCCGAAGGAATCTATTTAAATGGCAACTGGAGACCATATTTTATTCGTTCCATAACTGCATAATTATTCTAAACTAACTCGGTAAAAAAATAACGAATAGTAATGAAAAGGAATATATCATTTAATTTTTCTACATTCCTTGTGTTACCACATATTGGTCTTTATAAAATCTTGTTTTGCAGTACTCGGAATTGGTGGGCTTGCAGTACTTGGATTCCTAATTATGAAAATTACTATAAGATGTAGGAAATACTGCCTTGAACAAATTCATAGAAGAAAGGTATGCTACTGCTTGAAAATCTGTTTCTAAATCAGACATTTGACAAACGTCACGCACAATAATCCTACATTTATGCATGCGAAATACTTAAATgatataaacatatataacgAAGTAGCACTCAATAAATAGTATACAAGTCACTACTCTAAATAACAAACAAATATTACTAAGTATATTACTTCCATTCTTTACAGGCACGCCGCCCACCAAAGCGAACTTCATCCAATGCACAAAGAGTGAGTACTCCAGCTTGCTCATACGAATATTAAAATCGTCGATTCCTCTGACCCAAACTCATATGATTGCGATTGAACATTTTATATATTCGTTTGGTTATATGGCCAAATTCACTCAATCAGCAAAGAAGCTCCGCATGCACTCAATATAGTCTTAATACCAACTAATTTTGAACTAACTTACAGCATTTTAAGATTTATCATCTCTTGCCTTTCGGTAATCTTACTAATCTAtatgaaaggactggaaaatAGGAACACTCGCAAGTCCGTCCCAGCAACGAATCGACACGGGAATTTGTCTCATTATCGGCTGTACCTTTATTCGGGCGACATTCGAATTACAAAGGCGTAATTAAACTCCGCGAACAAATGAATACcgtgaaaattaaataaaggaATATCGATTGTTGAGTCGTTTTTAAAAATTAAGCAAAGAATTATATATCAAAGATTCGAAGTTCAAGCTCGCGACCATTGTTCTAGAAATTTAATCCAATTGATGTCAAAATGTCCCCAATGGATTCCATTGATCGTTTGTCGTACTAAACGTACAAAAATAGTGCTCAAACAGTGCATTAAATTATGTAACTTTGACATTCAGTCGTCGTTGTGGAGTCAGAGAAATCTGACAATCAACTACAACTGCCGACTtgggttaaaaaaatatttgacttcaACCCGGGGTTGTgaaaaattttgagtttgattttAGTTCCGAACTCGGATCAGACTAAATTTTGGAGCCTCCTCCTACCGACTGTTAAAAACGTTGTAACTGTAGAAAATTTCGACTTCACCAGCGCCCATTCACGAAAGATGCAACGACCGAACTGTCTCAAATCAACACCATGTCAAAATATAGATTATATAGATTGACCAAACCTTTCCTGAAataatatagtttatatatatgaattattgTGAAAATTTAGAATCAAGTTAGTTGTAGTATGTATACCGGCGGTAGTACGCCTTGAATTTAAACGCTGTAGTGCGCATGTTCTCTTTCAACTTTGGATCAATCAACCGCTCATGGGAATCGCAATAGGTGGACCGAAATCAAGTGTGTACCACTGTTCTTATAGTGACCTAGTCGATGggaaaattatttattactaattattatttttctagATTTACTACTGCGTTATATGTGTATCGCAAAGTCTATTTGTTCCCATTCATATAATTTTAGATCGAAAACGTTTCCATGTATGCTTCGTCACCCCACACGGTATATGCTTCATCGAGACAAGTCGGCACTCCGCTGGTAAGTACATACTATTAAAATAATGCCGAGTAAAGACATACTCGTAAGTTTAAAGGTTGTTTCATAGGGAATTTCCAATGGATTAAGGTAAGCAACAAATGATGTAGTGCTTAGCAAATACCAATGTCATATATATGCCTTTTCACCGCGGCGGATGTTTAGACATCAAGACAACTGTAGTCACGTTGTGCGATAAAGTGGTCTCTACGTTCATAGTTATGACAATTTCTTGGCTGGTGTATTTTAGATACGAACTCCACTAATCCAACGACCACACAACATTCCTTCATCTCGACCACAAAGACTAACAACACCTGCAACAAAACAAGGTGGTCGATGTTCACCGTACAGAGAGGTCGTGAGTATTTGTACTTCAAAGTATACATTTATTAGAAAACACAGTTTGCAAGTACATGCGACATACCAATcgttattattattcaattgGACTTAGTCGGGGTAAGTTTCAAGCCTTTCGTGTCTTGAAAATTTGCACCAAAATACTGACGCATTAGAAAATACGACTCTACAAGCAAACCTCCAATCCGAATTCATAGATATACTTTCCTCGGAATGATATTCATTATTGAACacatggatcgttttgttattatcgttcttgttggtatttttcttcctgttgtcattaactactggaccaattgctctaaAATTTTCAGTAGGTATAAATTGTAtgttttgctagaaggctatcactttttggacacgtttagtggccataacgatcgtttcaaaattttgttgttattgttatgtgtctccgtctccatttttaaaaaatcgcttttctctttgaatactataccaattgctttgatattttcagtggttaaagataaaatttttctccagaaggctattacttttttttcgctatgacgtcatcaaacttattgccactgggtggcgctacgtgtccatatatttgagcatagctctcttgtatttatttcaaaacgtcCTGTGGGCTTTATGTTATTCGTTTTTACTTTGAAAtcgagcatcgctctcttgttttagtCCAGAACACAGCGACAGGGGGTTATTAAGATTAGTTGTCGGCACCCGAGGCTTTTAACTCCAAATTGAGTcgccaaaataa containing:
- the LOC120347687 gene encoding uncharacterized protein LOC120347687 isoform X1 gives rise to the protein MSYKYFRSVNVAILSSVVSRTVTACRRSCPGISENSDTNEVCPYTPQEIRNVIGFIILGIGGLAVLGFLIMKITIRCRKYCLEQIHRRKARRPPKRTSSNAQRIENVSMYASSPHTVYASSRQVGTPLIRTPLIQRPHNIPSSRPQRLTTPATKQGGRCSPYREVTDSASPRNVKFEDEVIKAKVNDYLRKLQTDKGLNKRHHRRSRGGGTGADENVENTSGRGGLTVPNVSPFSSTSSLYEFDAISVSSAYAGSEIHDDHPDLNENEEMTQIPPIEVRVEDVDGEFNAGAPGEESEEFFRGGEGGFETVDNVD
- the LOC120347687 gene encoding uncharacterized protein LOC120347687 isoform X2, with amino-acid sequence MSYKYFRSVNVAILSSVVSRTVTACRRSCPGISENSDTNEVCPYTPQEIRNVIGFIILGIGGLAVLGFLIMKITIRCRKYCLEQIHRRKARRPPKRTSSNAQRIENVSMYASSPHTVYASSRQVGTPLIRTPLIQRPHNIPSSRPQRLTTPATKQGGRCSPYRETDSASPRNVKFEDEVIKAKVNDYLRKLQTDKGLNKRHHRRSRGGGTGADENVENTSGRGGLTVPNVSPFSSTSSLYEFDAISVSSAYAGSEIHDDHPDLNENEEMTQIPPIEVRVEDVDGEFNAGAPGEESEEFFRGGEGGFETVDNVD